A window of Magallana gigas chromosome 8, xbMagGiga1.1, whole genome shotgun sequence genomic DNA:
TCCTTTTTTCTAGGAATCTGTAAAACTTTTGATACAATGTGGCGACTAGCGTTATTCGATACAGATGTTCAAATCCTTACTTATGTCAAGTCTGATATCAGCATTGATGCCCTCTATAAATATCAGCGcgtttttcaatataaacaaaaatatctgTCCTTGGACAATGACGGATTTACCCCGGTCCCTAAAAGCTGTAGAAAGGACTGAAGCCAGGGATCTGGGTGTCATTAGGGGAATGCTCCCTGTATGATACTCGATATTGATGAACAACTCAAGTGTCAAAGGTTGGCACTTTGTCCGTGGAGTATAAACTATGTTTATCCATATCTCCGGATTACAATATCTACCCAGGGTACACGCTCGTTTGTAATTACATTTGATAAATCGGTATTATATTACCGGTAGATGTGCACCCTTAAGCACTCGTCGgatatttattctaaaatacTTCAATCGTCAGCGAATCCAATAGAAAGCTTCCGATGGACACTTTCACTGTGGTTATAAATCGCCAAGAACGGGAAAGGCATGCTGTCGCTTATGATCCGAACGCGTCGCTATTTACCCTTATATCAATACAATTGCTTTAAATCCCGGCTTGTATTTTCACAAAGGTATCTGACAAGTTTGGTATTTGCTTGTCATAAtcataaatcaatatattttctgGCCTGTCTCTTACCACTTTCCAGATAAAGCGTGGTTTCCATGATCTGAAAGAGAGTTTCGGATCCCCTCCCAAATCATGGTACCGGACAACGATTGTGAGCATGTAGACTTGTTTTATAGAAAGaggggagtttttttttttattattcaaaccATATAACCAAAATGAACCTAGAGATAAGACAGCAAATTCTGCAATATAAATCAAGGAAACTTAAAATACAGCTATTCCCAGAAGCATTCTTTTTTCTCTGTAAAGTTGTACATGTGTGTGAACATTAACTCTATTTTAATATTGTCATTATATTGAGCACTTGGTAGTTGAAAAGGAAAATAAgctatatttatttcaatacaattcttattcaaagtttttttttcatttgaactCAAAAGATGAAGCAGCATAGTTTAACTTCCAGTCTAATTACTATATTTCAAGTTAAGAGCCATGCATTTTATTCAGATAACATTAAGTTTTCTATCTcagttgaaaatatattatttcaacaaGAGAGAGAATTCTGGTTccttaaaaatctgtttttcaTCATGTCCACATACTCAAATCACCTTATGATCAAATATTGTCTTCTCTTCGTGTGCATTGTTTGAAGTAGGTAAAACCTTTCAGTGGGAATAATAAAGATGATATTTAAAGTGCTCTGTGTTTAGTTTGATCTTTAATTGTATCTTGAGTAAATTAAACCCAAGACTAACATTTCAGAGTCGTAAGAAAGAATGAAAGGGAAAACTGTCCTTCTTTGTTTGCTCGGCAATTATTTGAATTACATGCAGtatgttttaaattcttttcaacAGGTcacacaaaaagaaatatatttggcACTTCGTTTCAAGAATATTTGCTATAAACACACAGAAACCAACAAATATTTCGTTCTTTGCTACCCATTGATGGTTGAGAGACTGCTTCTTATTGGCTGACAAATTTTTCAAGCATTTTTGTGATCCCACGTAGCGACGTTATTCATGATCATTATAAAGTTTGCTCATGTGAAGCCTTCTGAAGAatgcttttataatttctatAGGGATTACAGCATTTATCGGAAACTCTTTGAATATAAAAACGCGTATGACAAGTGATTTAAAGGCTTGTAGCACATCgtaatttaacatttaaagTTAGTTTTCCCTCGATATTGTCCATATTGAGCAGTGGCTGTATTTTTCTAGTTTAACATTGTTCGTTAATTTGAGTGTGTTCAGGTGGATTATTGTCAAAAATGGTGAGTATAATAGTGTCATCAGAGGGGAAACCCTAGCGATATCACATCTTTAATGGTGATAATCTGGCTGCATACATTCGAAATCGACATCACTATGTCTATTACTTCgagatttatgataaattttaataacattttcgtaatatttaattttctcaaaatgtTGAATATGGAAACAGGGTATATCTCAAGTAGTTAAAATTGAATACCTGTACTGACACACCGGTATCGAAAAATCCTATATTTTAAAACCAATGGGCAACTATTCGTATTTAGAAGTGATTAACCATGTGTATTTCTTACGAAATGGTCTTAAACGCAATTGTCTTTCTTAACGAAACTGAGCTCTTCAGCTCTTAAGTAAACATTGAATAAGAATAGAAAGTACAGCATGAAGTAAAGTTAGACCGACACAAAGTAACTGTGGTTCATTCTTGTATAACCAGTTAACGACTTAGCACAAAATCTAATTACTTTGACATAAATACATTGGCTACTTATGGATATCCCAAACCAAAATATTGGTTCCCTCTTCTTTGTCCTCCGACTGAACTGAGATATTAACTATCGATCGTGGCCCGATCTTCGTATTTGCTCTAGTCCTACGCAAATTAAAATAAGTAATTTCGTACGAAGTTCATTTCAGACTTCTTGGTTTGAGTATTGAGCAAGAAGGGTCACGTATCCTTGCAATGCAATGTGCATTAAAGCTAAGGAACCCTATTTGGCGTATTAAATATCTGTCActatttgaaagtttttttccCCTTCGATTGACTTGTTTTAAGGCACTTCATTTGTCCATTTAAATGCAGTTTAACAATGATCTTGTCTGGGGGCTACCGAGCCACAATGGTATATAGCCGTTATTGGATTGGTTAAGGATTACCGGATAATGGAGAGAGTGTTTTCTTACTGTCGCTACCACGTCTTTTGTGGATACTTTTAAAAGTCTTGTTGTAGTCGTGTGGTCAACAAATGGAGTGTTGTTTGGAATAAATTAACTTCATACTTTCACTAAATAATAAGGAATTGACGTGTCTATATCATGGAAATGGATTCGATTAATCACGTAAGCGTGAAACAAATTATCATGTTTTAGTAATTATTAATAacttatttatgatttttcaacaatttctttgaatttaatcCATAATGTGAACAATGTTTGTATATCGTTTCCTCTATTTGTTTGCATATTATCTGGTTCCGGGTTGGTtccaattaataaaaaaactcCTCGATAAGGAGGTAGATTGAGGCAGACGTTGACTGACTTAGCCGTTCCTAACGGACAAGAGGaagaataaatattaattatttataattgcaCGCTAATTGCTGTTTATAATTAGTTACACTACTTAAGGTTGTTATACAATTTTAACCTCAAATAGTTCTTTTCAAGTAAGATTTTTGtaattcaaatttgttatttttaaatttgttaagaGACTCTCACAACCAGTAAAGTACAGCCATCCAATAACTAAAACAAGGAcctttttcgtttttttttacaatacacctgttagttaaaatatatatttgtccGTAAACAATGGCATCGACAGGatctttaattcaatattttgttcggTATTGAACGTAAATTAAAAATGCCAATCAATGTAAGTTTCTCTTTGACTCTACATATTAAAGAACACCAGTTTTTTCTTCTgttaagtttattttcaaactgTCTTGCGTGTTGATAGGtacttttatttaacttttttctgTAGTCTTATTCATATTCTGCCCACAAATTGAGGAGCAAAATAAGCAGCTAAAAAATATCgcatgcaaaattaaaattatgaaaatagtAGCGGTAGCGTGAGTTTGTTAAAAAGAAGACTGGaatcaaaataatattcttttacattacatttcaaattagcaaaaaaaaattgacatctaTTTCATTTCAAACGTTCATATATTGAAAAGTTCTACTATTTAGACAGTTGCAGACATAGATAAAAACATGACCAGACCAGTTCATCGAGGCATAAAATTGTATTCCGTACCAAGTCCTCATAAGATCACAATTAAGATTGTTCCATCACGGCTTTCAATGAATTATTAACTACCTTTTGGTCCGATTTCATTGCATTTATATTGATATGTTttgaatgtaaacattacttTTCAATTTGATTTGACAATTTAACGGGGATGTGAATTGCTCTATCAGAAGAAATCACTATTAAGGTCTGTCACGGAAGTCTTTTTGTCTGTGAATTCCATATTTCTAATGTACTTGAGTTGATAATGCGATCTGGTGGTAAATTTGAGGCGACAGATAGTTTGTTACTTGGAACTGAGTTatatttattgttgttgtttttaatgtattttttaaaatgattaatatgtATATAACTTGTAATGTCTATAAAactatttagaattttttatatgtttttgtgaTAAACATTTCTTATCAACTTGAAATGTAAGGGTGGAGTTCGTTGAAGAGCACCTGGCCATTAGCATTCATGTACCTTGAATGCACAGAACACGTTCTCATAAACATATAATGCATTGATACTGTATACATGACTTAAAGGAAGAATGGAGAAACcactatttaaaaaagaaaaaaacccaacccaaAGTAGACCAAAGGTCCTTTGAATAGAAATAACTGTGTAAGCTATATGCACTTCAAAGTTTCAAATTATCTTTGTGAACGAATGACCCGATAAAGTTATTACCGACAGAATTATACAAACATATTAACGTGGTCAGTGATAAAACCGCATAATGTATGTTAAAGGTAACACCTGAAACAGACTTAAAGACGGGGACCACCAATTTAAAGTTTGACTCTGAATTGAAGTTTACTGTAAATGAGCATGCTGTTTCCCCTTTTGTTGTCTTGCGAGGcttatttttgatttcattgataacagttttatttacttttttttttacagaatgtaATTAACATTACCGACAACCCTTTCAAGCCAAACGTTGCGAGGAGAAGCGTTCAGACGGTGCCGAGTACATCAGATCGGCGTCAAGATGAACAGGCGTAAACAACCGTTGCAGACGGCATCGCATGCAACGCAAAAGAAACCTCgccgtgttaaaatttcaaaaaacctaGCCCCTCCTCTAATGGCACACCTAGGATACCAAGGTGCGCGTCACTTGCATCCCCAGCGTCTTCCAACCAAATCAGCGGAGAAGACGGTGTCGGTCCGACTTCTTGACCTTGGAAATGAGACCATCGAAAACGTACAGAAAATTGCCGAGACAGTGAAACGACTGATGGTTCCGGGACTGTGTTTGAAATCCATCCCCGAAAACTTAACGGACCGACTTGTAGTGCTTGAAAAACTTGATTTAAGTAATAACCAGTTGTCCGATGGAAGTTTACCGGAGTCGATGAAAAGGTTAGAACATTTAGTGGAATTAAATCTGAATACgaataattttacaaaagttCCACCGGCtctcaaaaaattgaaatcctTATCAAGGCTTGATCTCAGTGAAAACAGTATTGATAGTCTGAATGGATTGGATAAACTACGTAAAATCCAGATACTAGTCGTAGATAATAACAAATTGACTTCAGTTTTTAAGGAAGTTTGTCATCTGAAAAGGCTGGAGATTTTTCGGTGCAGAAATAACTATGTTAAGGATATCGGCGTTGAAATTCGGCAGATGAAACAGCTTAGAGATTTGGATATCTCTAACAACAAATTATCAATTCTTCCAACCGACGTTTTGCTTCTTCCGAGTTTGGAAACACTGAATGCTAGTCGAAACAAAATAACGAAGATTCCAGCTTTCAACATTAAATTACACAATCGTCACTATGTGTCGGAAATTGATCTTTCGGACAATCAAATTACAGTATTTCCTGGTCATCTTTTACGAATGACGGAGAAATTGGATTTGAGTAGCAATCAGATTAAAATTCTCAATATGAACGCAATGAAAGAGTTAGAACGGAATCCAAACCAGGAGTTAATAGTTGACGACAATCCGCTTGTCTTCCCACCAGCAGAAATAACTGGACAAAATGCTATATTAGCATATATTCAGGAGGCTCGACTGAATACACCCGTGTACCGTGGAATGAAGATTTTGGTTATTGGATCGCATAGAAGCGGAAAATCAAGTCTGATTCAATCTATGGTGGACAATCAAGCAAGGCTGGCAGAAGATCTAAATGAAAGTGTTGCTGGAATTGATCTTTACGACTTAGTGCTTGACTGTgaaatgaaagtgaaaaatgAAGAGGATGGAAAGATGCAAAAAGAAATTCGTCCCCTTCAACTTTGCCTTTGGGATTTCTGTGGACATCCTTATTACCAGTTTCCACACTACTTGTTCTTTGAACAACCTTCGGTTGCTTTACTAACTTTCAACATGAAAGAGTTTACTCCGCAAAAATTCAACGACATGATAGGATGCTGGCTAGATTGGATGATTGCAAAGACAAATAGTCTAAAGGTCGTGCTAGTTGGAACCCAGTGTGACAAAATGTCAAAGGAGAAAATCAAGGAAGTAAAAGCTGAAGTGAAAAAACAGATGACCGAATTCAAAAACTACCACGAAAGTATTCTTAATGAAAGAATTAATCACATATCCCAGAAGTCAGAGATCTCACCAACTCTTACTGAGAGGATGTTTTCGTATAGGAAGCTATTGATCTTTACAGATACTTTCACTGTACAATCTGACGTCATAGCTACATCATCAGCAGAGTTTGTAGGCTTTGACCAGCTTCGAAAAAGCATTGAACTAATCGCAAAAGACGAAAACCAGTTCCCACCTACCCCGGAGTATAATTTACCACTCGTTTTACACAAAGTAAAGACATTCTGGGTTGATGTCGAAAACTATCTAGATGAGAAATCCAATTCGATGGTGGTTCCCATAATGCCTTGGGATGAGTATGTCGAGGAGGTGACAACAAAGTTTGGaatgaaaaaacaaattaaagacaTTACGCAATACCTTCATGTGACTGGCAAGGTGCTTTGGTTTTCCACGGCTCCCGTTCTTTGTAACTATGTGTTTATACGCCCAGCCTGGCTGTTTGAATTACTACGTAATATATATCGTCATGATTTCGAAGAAAAAGTTGACTTTGCCACTGACGATACTTACAAGCAGATGGGATTTTCGCAGACTCGATTTGACAGAAACAAGAGAGAGTTGCTGCAACAAGGGGTAATGGACAAAGACTTTTTGCGTGCCATCGTTGGTTACCTTATTCCCCCTGATATGAAAGAACAATTCAATTTCATGTTAGATATACTTCTTCGAGGTTTCAAAATAGGTTATCCCGCTGCAAAAAAGACCAAGGAAATGACATATAATCTCAGCCCTGAAATTGAAAATGTCGACAATGTTTCCAAAATATTGATACCGTGGATTAGAAACACAGAGGAACCTGAAGAGGTGACATCATTATGGGAAGACCACAACGACCGGGAAAGGGTAGCTGCCTTATTGAGATTTCCAAAATACATGCCGCCAGGTTTGTTCGAGCTTTTGTGTGTTGGTGCACAAAAAGTGGAGAAGCATAATCTTACCTTCAAAGCACATTGGAGCAACGGTATTTTAGCTCGACACAATAAAATCGACGCTGTACTGATGATTAGCTATACAAATGGCCCAAAAGGGAAGGGTGCTAGTTTGAAGTATGAGTTAAGAGATGACAGCCCAGACCCAATGTATTATCCAACAAGGCCAGCGGCAATGTGGACAATACTTCTTCCACTTCTACAAGACTTCGAAGAAATAATTAAGTCATTTAAAGGTACTAAACCTATTATACTTTAGCTGTttaacagaattgtacaaagaTCCTCCACCTCCaacccaaataaaaaaatcacaaccaccccccaacccccccccccccctataacccccaacccccccgtaaaaaaaaaccaaaaaaccaaaaccCCCAAAACATCAACAATAGCTTTTCTTTAAATAGATAAAGGGTGACTTCTTTTATAACTCAAATAAACTTGTTGTATTGTTAGGTGTCCTAGTCGAGAGGCAGATGCTCTGCAAGTTTTGCCAAAATCCTTCTTTCCTTGGAGAATGGAATACGCCAAAAGAGACTCAAAATCTGCCGGAGAAAATCTGTGAAGTTTGCAACGAGAAAGTAGACACTGATACTTTGGTTCAGCAACGAGAGGAAAAAAGAGGTAACTTTAGTCATATCGAGGGTTGGGTAAATGGTCATGCTATGATTGAgttttttttgtgatatttgAAATTAGAAATTTCAATTTATGGGAAGTTGCCCGTAGTTGTGattgtgtttttattattacGTCAACGCTATTTTGATGTAAAAGTCGACTCATTTTGTTTGTCAAGTGATAAGCTAGAAGTAAACCTCCAGAGCtaagttatttattttgtttacatttccaGCGGAAggtattgtatttttatattatacaatactgtaCAAGCACTTTCGCAAACACATGTGCTGGTCTTGAAATAAGTTGAGGGAAATTATGTTGTGGATTCTTCTGATTAGATTAGCGTTATATGACATAATTAAACGTACACGCAATTctgtttatttctatttcagaTGGAATAAGTATGAGACCACATTCTTTTTTTGCAAACTAAAATTCTTGGTGAAATGCTATTATTTCTGTATAAACTCTTTTCATTTATGATTATTCTGTTTGATCATATCATACTTTCcgtttttttcattctattgtATTGTACCATATAAACATTTAGTCGAACTTTGAATGCGTTTCATAACTTATTAGCATGTTGTTATGACTATCATTTTATTTCTCACTAATCTATTTAATGCCTTGTAGAAGCGCAAAAAACGACTAGATTGTTCACTGAAGGATAACgtaaaaaaatcatgtattaaTAAAATGCAATATGTAAAATCTCATATGGTTCGATTTGCTTCATGATCTGAATATCGAACGTTACTGATTTTTACAAAGTTACAAATTATAAgttttcaaaacttttgaaaaagttaaaatGGCAAACAAATCtgctttgtttaaatataacatgcaatgaaatatttcaaagatgCCATTGGTTGTATTTCAGTTGACTTAAATACTTTAAGAGCTCGAATTGCTGCGCAGGCGCAAGAAGCCGCCAGGCGCGCTCGCAATTCAAATCCCGTTGATTCCGACACGTGAGTACGCAGGCGCACTATACTGTGCAGCAGACTTCAGGATTGCCATGTgtgtttctaatctgtattctGTTTTTTCTTTTACCTCTAACCAGGAAAAATactagcaattttttttttaatttttgttttttaatctcCTAATTGATTACATAACATTTTGATAACAATGCAGCAAATGTAAAAATAGTAAAATGCGTGTTGTACGAGTGCAATTGTAGGAAATTACGAATTCAGCGAAGATGAACATGTACAGTGTCTATTTCGTATTTAGGAAATGTCAATTCTTACCTTGTTTTTTTACACGGTTATTTTCGCCATTTGTTTATTTCACTCTTCTACATTTGCAAATGGTTTCTCCCGTCTAGAAATCGCCTAGAAACTTGTATAATTCTCATCATCACAGttatttaaaacttgttttggaATTCGCCAAGTGTTAAATTATAGCGAAAATATATCGAGGGCAAAAATCCCCCTCAGCCCCGTATACAACcttcttagaaaaaaaacccaactgttAACAGTTATACGGAATTTTAATCAAGAAACATACCTAAGAACAAGCGAATATGTTAACTAATAATGTCAAAATTAACGAGctgtttatcttttaatcaaGAAACAAACCTAAGAACAAGCGAATCTGTTAACTAATAATGTCAAAATTAACGagctgtttatcttttaaagcaaattttttttttaatttccctcTTTTaagcaaaatgattttttcccaTAAGTAGATGTTAATATTTATGTTCAGATAGTTTtagtttttataatattatgtaGTTATTTGAGACTTTAATGCGCAGCATTGGAGTCCAGAGAATATTGCTGATTCGCTTTACATATTTTCGCAAACACTTTTTATGGATACGACCGATTACAGATACAGTAAACTCATACGTCCTACGGATTTAATTTTAACTGAGTTTCactgtaatttgtaatttttgccTATTTTTAAACAGCTTTAGAACGACTGTTTAATGCTGTATTCTCTTGTGTCTGACGCTTTGCATACATCTAGTTGTCTTAAACATTATCTGCATTGTTGAAGTACTGTAACAATGTATTAGATATATATCCTAGGTTTAttcatatgatttatttttattgtagcACATCACG
This region includes:
- the LOC105319498 gene encoding malignant fibrous histiocytoma-amplified sequence 1 homolog isoform X5, with amino-acid sequence MNRRKQPLQTASHATQKKPRRVKISKNLAPPLMAHLGYQGARHLHPQRLPTKSAEKTVSVRLLDLGNETIENVQKIAETVKRLMVPGLCLKSIPENLTDRLVVLEKLDLSNNQLSDGSLPESMKRLEHLVELNLNTNNFTKVPPALKKLKSLSRLDLSENSIDSLNGLDKLRKIQILVVDNNKLTSVFKEVCHLKRLEIFRCRNNYVKDIGVEIRQMKQLRDLDISNNKLSILPTDVLLLPSLETLNASRNKITKIPAFNIKLHNRHYVSEIDLSDNQITVFPGHLLRMTEKLDLSSNQIKILNMNAMKELERNPNQELIVDDNPLVFPPAEITGQNAILAYIQEARLNTPVYRGMKILVIGSHRSGKSSLIQSMVDNQARLAEDLNESVAGIDLYDLVLDCEMKVKNEEDGKMQKEIRPLQLCLWDFCGHPYYQFPHYLFFEQPSVALLTFNMKEFTPQKFNDMIGCWLDWMIAKTNSLKVVLVGTQCDKMSKEKIKEVKAEVKKQMTEFKNYHESILNERINHISQKSEISPTLTERMFSYRKLLIFTDTFTVQSDVIATSSAEFVGFDQLRKSIELIAKDENQFPPTPEYNLPLVLHKVKTFWVDVENYLDEKSNSMVVPIMPWDEYVEEVTTKFGMKKQIKDITQYLHVTGKVLWFSTAPVLCNYVFIRPAWLFELLRNIYRHDFEEKVDFATDDTYKQMGFSQTRFDRNKRELLQQGVMDKDFLRAIVGYLIPPDMKEQFNFMLDILLRGFKIGYPAAKKTKEMTYNLSPEIENVDNVSKILIPWIRNTEEPEEVTSLWEDHNDRERVAALLRFPKYMPPGLFELLCVGAQKVEKHNLTFKAHWSNGILARHNKIDAVLMISYTNGPKGKGASLKYELRDDSPDPMYYPTRPAAMWTILLPLLQDFEEIIKSFKGVLVERQMLCKFCQNPSFLGEWNTPKETQNLPEKICEVCNEKVDTDTLVQQREEKRDGISMRPHSFFAN
- the LOC105319498 gene encoding malignant fibrous histiocytoma-amplified sequence 1 homolog isoform X3, which codes for MNRRKQPLQTASHATQKKPRRVKISKNLAPPLMAHLGYQGARHLHPQRLPTKSAEKTVSVRLLDLGNETIENVQKIAETVKRLMVPGLCLKSIPENLTDRLVVLEKLDLSNNQLSDGSLPESMKRLEHLVELNLNTNNFTKVPPALKKLKSLSRLDLSENSIDSLNGLDKLRKIQILVVDNNKLTSVFKEVCHLKRLEIFRCRNNYVKDIGVEIRQMKQLRDLDISNNKLSILPTDVLLLPSLETLNASRNKITKIPAFNIKLHNRHYVSEIDLSDNQITVFPGHLLRMTEKLDLSSNQIKILNMNAMKELERNPNQELIVDDNPLVFPPAEITGQNAILAYIQEARLNTPVYRGMKILVIGSHRSGKSSLIQSMVDNQARLAEDLNESVAGIDLYDLVLDCEMKVKNEEDGKMQKEIRPLQLCLWDFCGHPYYQFPHYLFFEQPSVALLTFNMKEFTPQKFNDMIGCWLDWMIAKTNSLKVVLVGTQCDKMSKEKIKEVKAEVKKQMTEFKNYHESILNERINHISQKSEISPTLTERMFSYRKLLIFTDTFTVQSDVIATSSAEFVGFDQLRKSIELIAKDENQFPPTPEYNLPLVLHKVKTFWVDVENYLDEKSNSMVVPIMPWDEYVEEVTTKFGMKKQIKDITQYLHVTGKVLWFSTAPVLCNYVFIRPAWLFELLRNIYRHDFEEKVDFATDDTYKQMGFSQTRFDRNKRELLQQGVMDKDFLRAIVGYLIPPDMKEQFNFMLDILLRGFKIGYPAAKKTKEMTYNLSPEIENVDNVSKILIPWIRNTEEPEEVTSLWEDHNDRERVAALLRFPKYMPPGLFELLCVGAQKVEKHNLTFKAHWSNGILARHNKIDAVLMISYTNGPKGKGASLKYELRDDSPDPMYYPTRPAAMWTILLPLLQDFEEIIKSFKGVLVERQMLCKFCQNPSFLGEWNTPKETQNLPEKICEVCNEKVDTDTLVQQREEKRVDLNTLRARIAAQAQEAARRARNSNPVDSDT
- the LOC105319498 gene encoding malignant fibrous histiocytoma-amplified sequence 1 homolog isoform X1, with translation MNRRKQPLQTASHATQKKPRRVKISKNLAPPLMAHLGYQGARHLHPQRLPTKSAEKTVSVRLLDLGNETIENVQKIAETVKRLMVPGLCLKSIPENLTDRLVVLEKLDLSNNQLSDGSLPESMKRLEHLVELNLNTNNFTKVPPALKKLKSLSRLDLSENSIDSLNGLDKLRKIQILVVDNNKLTSVFKEVCHLKRLEIFRCRNNYVKDIGVEIRQMKQLRDLDISNNKLSILPTDVLLLPSLETLNASRNKITKIPAFNIKLHNRHYVSEIDLSDNQITVFPGHLLRMTEKLDLSSNQIKILNMNAMKELERNPNQELIVDDNPLVFPPAEITGQNAILAYIQEARLNTPVYRGMKILVIGSHRSGKSSLIQSMVDNQARLAEDLNESVAGIDLYDLVLDCEMKVKNEEDGKMQKEIRPLQLCLWDFCGHPYYQFPHYLFFEQPSVALLTFNMKEFTPQKFNDMIGCWLDWMIAKTNSLKVVLVGTQCDKMSKEKIKEVKAEVKKQMTEFKNYHESILNERINHISQKSEISPTLTERMFSYRKLLIFTDTFTVQSDVIATSSAEFVGFDQLRKSIELIAKDENQFPPTPEYNLPLVLHKVKTFWVDVENYLDEKSNSMVVPIMPWDEYVEEVTTKFGMKKQIKDITQYLHVTGKVLWFSTAPVLCNYVFIRPAWLFELLRNIYRHDFEEKVDFATDDTYKQMGFSQTRFDRNKRELLQQGVMDKDFLRAIVGYLIPPDMKEQFNFMLDILLRGFKIGYPAAKKTKEMTYNLSPEIENVDNVSKILIPWIRNTEEPEEVTSLWEDHNDRERVAALLRFPKYMPPGLFELLCVGAQKVEKHNLTFKAHWSNGILARHNKIDAVLMISYTNGPKGKGASLKYELRDDSPDPMYYPTRPAAMWTILLPLLQDFEEIIKSFKGVLVERQMLCKFCQNPSFLGEWNTPKETQNLPEKICEVCNEKVDTDTLVQQREEKRDDVLLKLGEIRARRKGAMAKGMTLQQMLHEEELDKPNYGRERRRNVGVIQTPDMSSLLPIPTINVGSGEESETVEADDATQENMENIRALFLLNFPVNEDEQMSATEIRDQSESDEVVD
- the LOC105319498 gene encoding malignant fibrous histiocytoma-amplified sequence 1 homolog isoform X2, with translation MNRRKQPLQTASHATQKKPRRVKISKNLAPPLMAHLGYQGARHLHPQRLPTKSAEKTVSVRLLDLGNETIENVQKIAETVKRLMVPGLCLKSIPENLTDRLVVLEKLDLSNNQLSDGSLPESMKRLEHLVELNLNTNNFTKVPPALKKLKSLSRLDLSENSIDSLNGLDKLRKIQILVVDNNKLTSVFKEVCHLKRLEIFRCRNNYVKDIGVEIRQMKQLRDLDISNNKLSILPTDVLLLPSLETLNASRNKITKIPAFNIKLHNRHYVSEIDLSDNQITVFPGHLLRMTEKLDLSSNQIKILNMNAMKELERNPNQELIVDDNPLVFPPAEITGQNAILAYIQEARLNTPVYRGMKILVIGSHRSGKSSLIQSMVDNQARLAEDLNESVAGIDLYDLVLDCEMKVKNEEDGKMQKEIRPLQLCLWDFCGHPYYQFPHYLFFEQPSVALLTFNMKEFTPQKFNDMIGCWLDWMIAKTNSLKVVLVGTQCDKMSKEKIKEVKAEVKKQMTEFKNYHESILNERINHISQKSEISPTLTERMFSYRKLLIFTDTFTVQSDVIATSSAEFVGFDQLRKSIELIAKDENQFPPTPEYNLPLVLHKVKTFWVDVENYLDEKSNSMVVPIMPWDEYVEEVTTKFGMKKQIKDITQYLHVTGKVLWFSTAPVLCNYVFIRPAWLFELLRNIYRHDFEEKVDFATDDTYKQMGFSQTRFDRNKRELLQQGVMDKDFLRAIVGYLIPPDMKEQFNFMLDILLRGFKIGYPAAKKTKEMTYNLSPEIENVDNVSKILIPWIRNTEEPEEVTSLWEDHNDRERVAALLRFPKYMPPGLFELLCVGAQKVEKHNLTFKAHWSNGILARHNKIDAVLMISYTNGPKGKGASLKYELRDDSPDPMYYPTRPAAMWTILLPLLQDFEEIIKSFKGVLVERQMLCKFCQNPSFLGEWNTPKETQNLPEKICEVCNEKVDTDTLVQQREEKRVDLNTLRARIAAQAQEAARRARNSNPVDSDT